The proteins below are encoded in one region of Triticum aestivum cultivar Chinese Spring chromosome 1B, IWGSC CS RefSeq v2.1, whole genome shotgun sequence:
- the LOC123100785 gene encoding paired amphipathic helix protein Sin3-like 5 isoform X2 has product MASSDEADDDNYGYKTGKKGYTVETVQCLLFARDNLPSDVYRKFVKAMTEVWKNRYVCSEEVVSVRCRYAFLADHIHTIPNCSADPDGEIRNICPENCIGTALKLFQGWATVKQSFLNFIEGRSPVEGNGNANPDVEAVVFNPLIQKPMDFLSRLKACPNMSDDHYAAFLKIMQEYFRDRTMTPRKVYKKVRRCMRDCPELLEEFVDNFLPADLKAFVKVKANDNHRSDGIHTKEGYGELPHTEEDEEDKVKPLPDWNSSKAQELPPEVDPKKLERACTPSYYLLPDNLTLHSSYWTNLGRSILNDTLVCSVSGMESSKHKTINGYETNILYCEEDMFESDMLLHRFRATADLIANLQTRAGSRLKISEHLTPLHRRCIEKLYDDDPELDDLLESQNTSSVLAVLLSRLKQKVEDLSEARSYLHKAHSQVIAKNYYRSLDHRGLSFKQLDAKRMSQKALLAEANEINKTNSNAGDKNADTDMRNAGDKYADTAMSNAGDKYADTDMHKDISSILSAACASEEKQVMNWAKIVHPFLSAHCLWPSSKETVAPAKACEHCRTSKDFLSSIPDALPATKLPSSSKDIEGDFVPEPEIIESDVMPGAGKEPISCDVATSGMDGLSSHCRIVDTSEPSTCDHGNKHESRQHSKTSTKLRGVKGGTCCFLIVLRRLYQILYERLQTARGLCADYLLYAEFKEKIIKLHAHCIDNSSFEDFCLQFLGPKSVELFTLDIVINRVIKQLCIIYSRDQDNSLFQFLENFGRPVLPKPVFRHQNFPNNPSNGLPKYDQEEQEKTLADTEKLPRHFERRKKRKLENSATSSSAWSSSQLGAVTKTHG; this is encoded by the exons ATGGCGTCTTCCGATGAAGCTGACGACGACAATTACGGATACAAAACGGGGAAAAAAggatacacggtggagactgtgcaATGCTTGCTATTTGCTAGAGACAACCTCCCCAGCGACGTGTACCGCAAGTTCGTCAAGGCCATGACCGAGGTTTGGAAAAACCGGTATGTATGCTCTGAAGAAGTTGTCTCTGTCAGATGTCGGTATGCTTTCCTTGCTGATCACATTCATACAATTCCCAACTGCAGTGCTGACCCGGATGGTGAAATAAGGAACATCTGCCCTGAAAACTGCATAGGGACGGCGTTGAAGCTATTTCAGGGTTGGGCTACAGTTAAACAGAGCTTCCTGAACTTCATTGAAGGCCGTAGCCCCGTCGAAGGCAATGGCAATGCCAATCCTGATGTCGAAGCCGTTGTTTTCAACCCCTTGATACAGAAACCAATGGATTTTCTTTCCAGACTGAAG GCATGCCCTAACATGAGCGACGATCATTATGCCGCTTTTTTGAAAATCATGCAAGAATATTTCAGGGACAGGACCATGACCCCTCGAAAAGTTTACAAGAAG GTGAGGAGATGCATGCGTGACTGCCCTGAGTTGTTGGAAGAGTTTGTGGATAATTTTCTCCCTGCAGACCTAAAG GCCTTTGTAAAGGTTAAAGCAAATGATAATCACCGCTCGGATGGTATCCATACGAAAGAAG GTTATGGAGAATTGCCTCACAccgaagaggatgaggaagacAAGGTTAAACCCTTGCCAGACTGGAATTCCTCAAAAGCTCAGGAATTGCCCCCAGAAGTGGATCCCAAGAAGCTCGAACGAGCTTGCACTCCTAGCTATTACCTGCTGCCAGATAAT TTAACTCTTCATTCAAGTTATTGGACCAATCTGGGGAGGTCTATTCTCAACGACACTTTGGTTTGTTCTGTATCTGGGATGGAAAGCTCTAAGCACAAAACTATAAATGGTTACGAGACAAACATTTTATACTGCGAAGAAGACAT GTTTGAGAGTGACATGCTATTACACCGGTTTCGTGCGACTGCTGACCTTATTGCCAATCTCCAAACTCGTGCTGGTAGCCGTTTGAAGATAAGCGAGCATTTAACTC CTCTACACCGGAGGTGCATTGAAAAACTATATGATGATGATCCTGAGCTTGATGATCTGTTGGAGAGTCAGAATACTAGTTCTGTTCTTGCTGTTCTACTTTCTCGTTTAAAGCAGAAGGTAGAAGATTTATCGGAGGCGCGCTCATATTTGCATAAGGCGCACTCACAGGTTATTGCCAAAAATTACTACAGATCGCTTGATCATCGTGGCCTCTCTTTCAAACAATTGGATGCAAAGAGGATGAGCCAAAAAG CATTGCTGGCGGAAGCAAATGAAATCAATAAAACCAATTCGAATGCTGGAGATAAAAATGCTGATACAGACATGCGGAATGCTGGAGATAAATATGCTGATACAGCCATGTCGAATGCTGGAGATAAATATGCTGATACAGACATGCACAAGGACATAAGCAGTATACTATCCGCTGCATGTGCCTCTGAAGAGAAGCAGGTGATGAATTGGGCGAAAATAGTACATCCATTTCTTTCTGCTCATTGTCTATGGCCTTCATCTAAGGAAACTGTAGCTCCCGCAAAAGCTTGCGAACATTGCCGCACCAGCAAAGATTTTCTCAGTAGCATACCTGATGCTTTGCCTGCTACTAAGCTTCCTTCATCTTCCAAG GACATTGAGGGTGATTTCGTGCCCGAACCAGAAATCATTGAGTCGGATGTCATGCCTGGTGCCGGAAAAGAACCAATAAGTTGTGATGTTGCCACTTCCGGTATGGATGGGTTGAGCTCTCATTGTCGCATAGTCGATACTTCTGAACCTAGTACTTGTGACCATGGAAACAAGCATGAATCAAGGCAACACTCTAAAACATCAACTAAACTGCGTGGTGTGAaaggaggcacttgttgttttctCATTGTGCTTCGCAGGCTTTACCAG ATTTTATATGAAAGACTACAAACTGCGAGAGGTTTATGCGCCGATTATCTATTATATGCAGA GTTTAAGGAGAAAATCATCAAGCTGCATGCCCACTGTATTGATAATTCCAGTTTTGAAGACTTCTGCCTGCAATTTCTTGGGCCAAAGTCCGTTGAACTTTTTACTCTGGATATAGTGATAAACCGAGTTATCAAGCAG TTGTGCATAATTTATTCAAGAGATCAAGACAACTCGCTCTTCCAATTCCTTGAGAACTTTGGAAGACCAGTTCTGCCCAAACCTGTGTTCAGGCATCAAAAC TTTCCCAACAATCCATCAAATGGATTACCGAAGTATGATCAAGAGGAGCAAGAGAAAACTCTTGCCGACACCGAAAAACTTCCGCGCCATTTTGAGAGAAG GAAAAAACGCAAGTTGGAGAACAGTGCAACGAGTTCCTCAGCTTGGAGTTCCTCTCAGCTTGGAGCAGTGACTAAAACTCATGGTTGA
- the LOC123100785 gene encoding paired amphipathic helix protein Sin3-like 5 isoform X3, giving the protein MASSDEADDDNYGYKTGKKGYTVETVQCLLFARDNLPSDVYRKFVKAMTEVWKNRADPDGEIRNICPENCIGTALKLFQGWATVKQSFLNFIEGRSPVEGNGNANPDVEAVVFNPLIQKPMDFLSRLKACPNMSDDHYAAFLKIMQEYFRDRTMTPRKVYKKVRRCMRDCPELLEEFVDNFLPADLKAFVKVKANDNHRSDGIHTKEGYGELPHTEEDEEDKVKPLPDWNSSKAQELPPEVDPKKLERACTPSYYLLPDNLTLHSSYWTNLGRSILNDTLVCSVSGMESSKHKTINGYETNILYCEEDMFESDMLLHRFRATADLIANLQTRAGSRLKISEHLTPLHRRCIEKLYDDDPELDDLLESQNTSSVLAVLLSRLKQKVEDLSEARSYLHKAHSQVIAKNYYRSLDHRGLSFKQLDAKRMSQKALLAEANEINKTNSNAGDKNADTDMRNAGDKYADTAMSNAGDKYADTDMHKDISSILSAACASEEKQVMNWAKIVHPFLSAHCLWPSSKETVAPAKACEHCRTSKDFLSSIPDALPATKLPSSSKRGEFLKKNSNDLSSSHDGFGQDIEGDFVPEPEIIESDVMPGAGKEPISCDVATSGMDGLSSHCRIVDTSEPSTCDHGNKHESRQHSKTSTKLRGVKGGTCCFLIVLRRLYQILYERLQTARGLCADYLLYAEFKEKIIKLHAHCIDNSSFEDFCLQFLGPKSVELFTLDIVINRVIKQLCIIYSRDQDNSLFQFLENFGRPVLPKPVFRHQNFPNNPSNGLPKYDQEEQEKTLADTEKLPRHFERRKKRKLENSATSSSAWSSSQLGAVTKTHG; this is encoded by the exons ATGGCGTCTTCCGATGAAGCTGACGACGACAATTACGGATACAAAACGGGGAAAAAAggatacacggtggagactgtgcaATGCTTGCTATTTGCTAGAGACAACCTCCCCAGCGACGTGTACCGCAAGTTCGTCAAGGCCATGACCGAGGTTTGGAAAAACCG TGCTGACCCGGATGGTGAAATAAGGAACATCTGCCCTGAAAACTGCATAGGGACGGCGTTGAAGCTATTTCAGGGTTGGGCTACAGTTAAACAGAGCTTCCTGAACTTCATTGAAGGCCGTAGCCCCGTCGAAGGCAATGGCAATGCCAATCCTGATGTCGAAGCCGTTGTTTTCAACCCCTTGATACAGAAACCAATGGATTTTCTTTCCAGACTGAAG GCATGCCCTAACATGAGCGACGATCATTATGCCGCTTTTTTGAAAATCATGCAAGAATATTTCAGGGACAGGACCATGACCCCTCGAAAAGTTTACAAGAAG GTGAGGAGATGCATGCGTGACTGCCCTGAGTTGTTGGAAGAGTTTGTGGATAATTTTCTCCCTGCAGACCTAAAG GCCTTTGTAAAGGTTAAAGCAAATGATAATCACCGCTCGGATGGTATCCATACGAAAGAAG GTTATGGAGAATTGCCTCACAccgaagaggatgaggaagacAAGGTTAAACCCTTGCCAGACTGGAATTCCTCAAAAGCTCAGGAATTGCCCCCAGAAGTGGATCCCAAGAAGCTCGAACGAGCTTGCACTCCTAGCTATTACCTGCTGCCAGATAAT TTAACTCTTCATTCAAGTTATTGGACCAATCTGGGGAGGTCTATTCTCAACGACACTTTGGTTTGTTCTGTATCTGGGATGGAAAGCTCTAAGCACAAAACTATAAATGGTTACGAGACAAACATTTTATACTGCGAAGAAGACAT GTTTGAGAGTGACATGCTATTACACCGGTTTCGTGCGACTGCTGACCTTATTGCCAATCTCCAAACTCGTGCTGGTAGCCGTTTGAAGATAAGCGAGCATTTAACTC CTCTACACCGGAGGTGCATTGAAAAACTATATGATGATGATCCTGAGCTTGATGATCTGTTGGAGAGTCAGAATACTAGTTCTGTTCTTGCTGTTCTACTTTCTCGTTTAAAGCAGAAGGTAGAAGATTTATCGGAGGCGCGCTCATATTTGCATAAGGCGCACTCACAGGTTATTGCCAAAAATTACTACAGATCGCTTGATCATCGTGGCCTCTCTTTCAAACAATTGGATGCAAAGAGGATGAGCCAAAAAG CATTGCTGGCGGAAGCAAATGAAATCAATAAAACCAATTCGAATGCTGGAGATAAAAATGCTGATACAGACATGCGGAATGCTGGAGATAAATATGCTGATACAGCCATGTCGAATGCTGGAGATAAATATGCTGATACAGACATGCACAAGGACATAAGCAGTATACTATCCGCTGCATGTGCCTCTGAAGAGAAGCAGGTGATGAATTGGGCGAAAATAGTACATCCATTTCTTTCTGCTCATTGTCTATGGCCTTCATCTAAGGAAACTGTAGCTCCCGCAAAAGCTTGCGAACATTGCCGCACCAGCAAAGATTTTCTCAGTAGCATACCTGATGCTTTGCCTGCTACTAAGCTTCCTTCATCTTCCAAG AGAGGGGAATTCCTAAAGAAAAATTCTAACGACTTGAGCTCTTCACACGATGGTTTTGGCCAGGACATTGAGGGTGATTTCGTGCCCGAACCAGAAATCATTGAGTCGGATGTCATGCCTGGTGCCGGAAAAGAACCAATAAGTTGTGATGTTGCCACTTCCGGTATGGATGGGTTGAGCTCTCATTGTCGCATAGTCGATACTTCTGAACCTAGTACTTGTGACCATGGAAACAAGCATGAATCAAGGCAACACTCTAAAACATCAACTAAACTGCGTGGTGTGAaaggaggcacttgttgttttctCATTGTGCTTCGCAGGCTTTACCAG ATTTTATATGAAAGACTACAAACTGCGAGAGGTTTATGCGCCGATTATCTATTATATGCAGA GTTTAAGGAGAAAATCATCAAGCTGCATGCCCACTGTATTGATAATTCCAGTTTTGAAGACTTCTGCCTGCAATTTCTTGGGCCAAAGTCCGTTGAACTTTTTACTCTGGATATAGTGATAAACCGAGTTATCAAGCAG TTGTGCATAATTTATTCAAGAGATCAAGACAACTCGCTCTTCCAATTCCTTGAGAACTTTGGAAGACCAGTTCTGCCCAAACCTGTGTTCAGGCATCAAAAC TTTCCCAACAATCCATCAAATGGATTACCGAAGTATGATCAAGAGGAGCAAGAGAAAACTCTTGCCGACACCGAAAAACTTCCGCGCCATTTTGAGAGAAG GAAAAAACGCAAGTTGGAGAACAGTGCAACGAGTTCCTCAGCTTGGAGTTCCTCTCAGCTTGGAGCAGTGACTAAAACTCATGGTTGA
- the LOC123100785 gene encoding paired amphipathic helix protein Sin3-like 5 isoform X1, protein MASSDEADDDNYGYKTGKKGYTVETVQCLLFARDNLPSDVYRKFVKAMTEVWKNRYVCSEEVVSVRCRYAFLADHIHTIPNCSADPDGEIRNICPENCIGTALKLFQGWATVKQSFLNFIEGRSPVEGNGNANPDVEAVVFNPLIQKPMDFLSRLKACPNMSDDHYAAFLKIMQEYFRDRTMTPRKVYKKVRRCMRDCPELLEEFVDNFLPADLKAFVKVKANDNHRSDGIHTKEGYGELPHTEEDEEDKVKPLPDWNSSKAQELPPEVDPKKLERACTPSYYLLPDNLTLHSSYWTNLGRSILNDTLVCSVSGMESSKHKTINGYETNILYCEEDMFESDMLLHRFRATADLIANLQTRAGSRLKISEHLTPLHRRCIEKLYDDDPELDDLLESQNTSSVLAVLLSRLKQKVEDLSEARSYLHKAHSQVIAKNYYRSLDHRGLSFKQLDAKRMSQKALLAEANEINKTNSNAGDKNADTDMRNAGDKYADTAMSNAGDKYADTDMHKDISSILSAACASEEKQVMNWAKIVHPFLSAHCLWPSSKETVAPAKACEHCRTSKDFLSSIPDALPATKLPSSSKRGEFLKKNSNDLSSSHDGFGQDIEGDFVPEPEIIESDVMPGAGKEPISCDVATSGMDGLSSHCRIVDTSEPSTCDHGNKHESRQHSKTSTKLRGVKGGTCCFLIVLRRLYQILYERLQTARGLCADYLLYAEFKEKIIKLHAHCIDNSSFEDFCLQFLGPKSVELFTLDIVINRVIKQLCIIYSRDQDNSLFQFLENFGRPVLPKPVFRHQNFPNNPSNGLPKYDQEEQEKTLADTEKLPRHFERRKKRKLENSATSSSAWSSSQLGAVTKTHG, encoded by the exons ATGGCGTCTTCCGATGAAGCTGACGACGACAATTACGGATACAAAACGGGGAAAAAAggatacacggtggagactgtgcaATGCTTGCTATTTGCTAGAGACAACCTCCCCAGCGACGTGTACCGCAAGTTCGTCAAGGCCATGACCGAGGTTTGGAAAAACCGGTATGTATGCTCTGAAGAAGTTGTCTCTGTCAGATGTCGGTATGCTTTCCTTGCTGATCACATTCATACAATTCCCAACTGCAGTGCTGACCCGGATGGTGAAATAAGGAACATCTGCCCTGAAAACTGCATAGGGACGGCGTTGAAGCTATTTCAGGGTTGGGCTACAGTTAAACAGAGCTTCCTGAACTTCATTGAAGGCCGTAGCCCCGTCGAAGGCAATGGCAATGCCAATCCTGATGTCGAAGCCGTTGTTTTCAACCCCTTGATACAGAAACCAATGGATTTTCTTTCCAGACTGAAG GCATGCCCTAACATGAGCGACGATCATTATGCCGCTTTTTTGAAAATCATGCAAGAATATTTCAGGGACAGGACCATGACCCCTCGAAAAGTTTACAAGAAG GTGAGGAGATGCATGCGTGACTGCCCTGAGTTGTTGGAAGAGTTTGTGGATAATTTTCTCCCTGCAGACCTAAAG GCCTTTGTAAAGGTTAAAGCAAATGATAATCACCGCTCGGATGGTATCCATACGAAAGAAG GTTATGGAGAATTGCCTCACAccgaagaggatgaggaagacAAGGTTAAACCCTTGCCAGACTGGAATTCCTCAAAAGCTCAGGAATTGCCCCCAGAAGTGGATCCCAAGAAGCTCGAACGAGCTTGCACTCCTAGCTATTACCTGCTGCCAGATAAT TTAACTCTTCATTCAAGTTATTGGACCAATCTGGGGAGGTCTATTCTCAACGACACTTTGGTTTGTTCTGTATCTGGGATGGAAAGCTCTAAGCACAAAACTATAAATGGTTACGAGACAAACATTTTATACTGCGAAGAAGACAT GTTTGAGAGTGACATGCTATTACACCGGTTTCGTGCGACTGCTGACCTTATTGCCAATCTCCAAACTCGTGCTGGTAGCCGTTTGAAGATAAGCGAGCATTTAACTC CTCTACACCGGAGGTGCATTGAAAAACTATATGATGATGATCCTGAGCTTGATGATCTGTTGGAGAGTCAGAATACTAGTTCTGTTCTTGCTGTTCTACTTTCTCGTTTAAAGCAGAAGGTAGAAGATTTATCGGAGGCGCGCTCATATTTGCATAAGGCGCACTCACAGGTTATTGCCAAAAATTACTACAGATCGCTTGATCATCGTGGCCTCTCTTTCAAACAATTGGATGCAAAGAGGATGAGCCAAAAAG CATTGCTGGCGGAAGCAAATGAAATCAATAAAACCAATTCGAATGCTGGAGATAAAAATGCTGATACAGACATGCGGAATGCTGGAGATAAATATGCTGATACAGCCATGTCGAATGCTGGAGATAAATATGCTGATACAGACATGCACAAGGACATAAGCAGTATACTATCCGCTGCATGTGCCTCTGAAGAGAAGCAGGTGATGAATTGGGCGAAAATAGTACATCCATTTCTTTCTGCTCATTGTCTATGGCCTTCATCTAAGGAAACTGTAGCTCCCGCAAAAGCTTGCGAACATTGCCGCACCAGCAAAGATTTTCTCAGTAGCATACCTGATGCTTTGCCTGCTACTAAGCTTCCTTCATCTTCCAAG AGAGGGGAATTCCTAAAGAAAAATTCTAACGACTTGAGCTCTTCACACGATGGTTTTGGCCAGGACATTGAGGGTGATTTCGTGCCCGAACCAGAAATCATTGAGTCGGATGTCATGCCTGGTGCCGGAAAAGAACCAATAAGTTGTGATGTTGCCACTTCCGGTATGGATGGGTTGAGCTCTCATTGTCGCATAGTCGATACTTCTGAACCTAGTACTTGTGACCATGGAAACAAGCATGAATCAAGGCAACACTCTAAAACATCAACTAAACTGCGTGGTGTGAaaggaggcacttgttgttttctCATTGTGCTTCGCAGGCTTTACCAG ATTTTATATGAAAGACTACAAACTGCGAGAGGTTTATGCGCCGATTATCTATTATATGCAGA GTTTAAGGAGAAAATCATCAAGCTGCATGCCCACTGTATTGATAATTCCAGTTTTGAAGACTTCTGCCTGCAATTTCTTGGGCCAAAGTCCGTTGAACTTTTTACTCTGGATATAGTGATAAACCGAGTTATCAAGCAG TTGTGCATAATTTATTCAAGAGATCAAGACAACTCGCTCTTCCAATTCCTTGAGAACTTTGGAAGACCAGTTCTGCCCAAACCTGTGTTCAGGCATCAAAAC TTTCCCAACAATCCATCAAATGGATTACCGAAGTATGATCAAGAGGAGCAAGAGAAAACTCTTGCCGACACCGAAAAACTTCCGCGCCATTTTGAGAGAAG GAAAAAACGCAAGTTGGAGAACAGTGCAACGAGTTCCTCAGCTTGGAGTTCCTCTCAGCTTGGAGCAGTGACTAAAACTCATGGTTGA